From the genome of Rhizobium oryzihabitans:
CTGCTGGATAAGCGCCATGCGCTGATATTTCGGGTAGCCAACGAAGGCCCAAGAAGCGGAGACGCTGCACACAGCGATCATCACGGCGATGACGGCGTAGAACTGGCGACGGAAAGACTTGGTCGAGGCATCGAGGTTTCGAATGTGATTTCCGAGTTCCATGTAAATCTCGACCGCGTCATCCGCTTCTTGTGTGTTGGTGGTGGGGAAAGGGGGCATCAGGATCGGCCCTCGGCTTTGGCGATGGCGGCTATGACGATATCTGCGCAGTAATTTGGTGTGAGGAATCCCTGCAAAGCTGCGGCTTCGATATCTTTCAATGCGCCAAGCAAATCGGGAGCGGCGGCGATCAATAAGACGTCAGCTTCAATCTTCCGCTTCGTTTCAGAGGTATGGTCTGGATGAATATCAACTGACGCTACTACCGGGGAAACCTTGCCATCAGAAAGACGTTTAGGACCGATCAAGAGCTTCAGCCCTTTCCCTTCGACGCCCCACGGCACTCTGGTATGCTTCACTGTATCTGCCATTGTTCCTGCCCTTTAATGCGCGGGTACTCGTTACACAGCCCGCTGGTGGGTTACGCCTTGATCGGAGCCGTAAAGAGCTTCGTGCCAACTGGAATCGTCGGCGGGTCGGCGAGGATTTCGATGATTGCCGTCTTGCCGGGCTGGTTATCGTTGATGACGACAGCGGCAGGGATCGCGGATTTGAACGTCTGCCAAGACTGTTCGACCTCCTGAGAAAATTCCTCGGTCATCTGGTCGAACATTTCGGCATCGAGAACTGCCTGCTCGTCGGTCAGGATAGCTGTGACGAGATCGGCAAGCTCAGTCGCTGCTACATCATCGCTGTTTGCTGCCTTAGCCGCCAACTCCAAGAGTTTATCGCGGTCTTCCGGATATGTGCTGAAAGGACGCATATCGTTGCTCATGCTTCTTCTCCGCTGTGCTGTGGTTACTTGGTGGGGGTCTCGACGCGGGCATAAATCTCGCGGTATTCAAAACCGGGCCAGCGCTCAAACATGTTGGTCGCCTCATCGTGGGAACACAGGCTCCAAGGCGTTCCAGAAACGGTTGCACTGCGATACTCATTTCGAGGACGCTTCTGGTATCCGACGAGTTGAAACTCTGACTTCTCGCTCATTTCCCTATCCCTTGTCTGAAGCCCTATGCGGGGCGGCTAAGCCTCAATCTCGCTCATGGTGACGAGTGGCTGCGTCTGCTTGAAAGCGGCGCGTAAATCGTCGTGAGAGGCAGGATTTTCTGACCAGATGGCACGAGCGCGGGCCTTTGCCTTTTGCTCTAAATCCCTTTCAGCGGCCCGCTGATGAGGCGGCATGCTGTAATCCCACCCGGCGCGCGCGTAGCTCATATCGGTGAGGCACTTCTTGAACTCATCGACCAGTTCGTTGGTGGTGAAAGCTTCGCTCATAGCCATCACTCCGCCGCTTCCAGACGACCGATGACGGCGCCGTGTACGATGGGGTTGAAGCTGTTGCGCATCGCGTTGTAGGCGACTTGGACGGACAGATTATCGTCGGCTGCAAGCTCGCGGCGGTCGTCGGTAACTCGCTCGGCCCAAGTGCGGACATCGAACTCGTCGGCAATGCTCTCACCGACCCGGCGCACCATTTCGTAGCGATCGACGCCGACCACATCGCAGCGCTCGGAAACCGTCTCATCGATCAGCGACTGGATTTCCTCAGCCGTGTAGAACTTGACCGGCGTCTCCAGCAGGACTGTGTCGCCGTCATTCCAGCGAACGGTGATGAGAAGCATTTCATCTTTGCCGATTGTGTAAGCTGGCTTGGTCATTTGCTCATCCTCAGTGGTTGATCCGATCAGGCTGCAATGTTCATTCCGCAACGGGCGTTTTCGGCGTATTCAGCGGAAATCCGTTGATGCCGAACCGCTTTCTCAAGCTGGCCTTCGAGCAGGTAATCGAGCGCCCATTCAGAGTGCATCGCCGCCTCTTCCTGCCAGTATTTTGCGGTTAGCTTTTCGTAGAACATCGCTGATCCTCAGTGGTTGAGATCGTGTTGGAGATCAGGCGGTGATTTTTTCGAGAGCTTCGCGGAAGCGGGCTTTTTCGGCCTCAAGGAAAGCCTTGTGCTTGGCTTCGACGCCACGACGAACCTCAGCAATCAGTTCGTTCGTTGCCTTCTCGATCTCGCGCTTGAAGGTCGTTTCCATGCACTTCTCAACGAGGTACTGGATGCGGCTCTTTTCGTTGTAGGACGAACGTTCGCTAACCTTACCGTCGCTGCCGACCATTTGCGTCAGATACTGACGACCGGTCAGGCCGAGAAATTCCCGCATGGTGACAGGGTCAGCATCAGCCTTGCCGTAGGTATATTTTGGGATAAGCGGCTGGTTAATGATTTCGGTCGTGACGGCTTCGAGCGTGGCATCTGCCTTTGCAGTAACCAGAGAAATCGTCTTGGCCTCTATCTCTTTCGCAAGACGATCATTGCCGAACTTGCCAACGAGCTGCTGGGCTGCGGCCTGAACGATCAGCTCTTCCATATCGCGCAGCGTCCACGAAGTCATAGCGACATGAAACTCGATGCCGTTGCCTTCTGCTTCCTTGCGAGCTTCCATGCTGCTGGACACGCCTTCGTCGTCATGTTCTGCGCCGAGCAGTTCGTTGACGTTGCCAGTATCCATGATCAGGTTCGTCATCCGTCTCATCTCCGGTTCTTGTGGTGGCAGCGAGATCGGCGGGTGTTGGTGCTTCTTCGTCGCTGCTGTTGGAAATGAATGTGCAATACGCACACTGAGTTGTCAACAGTAAAAGTGCAAAAAGCACATTTTGATTGACGGAAACCGAATCGTGGAGTTATGACTGTCGCCATGTGATGGGCGACCGGGTGCAATTCCCGAGCTGATGAAGCCCACGGCGCGGGAAGCGAAAGCTCTTAAGTGTGCTGTCAGAAAATCAGGGCGAGGGTAGCGAATAGCCCCTCTGGCATGTGTCCCATCCCGGCTCCGGCCTTCAGGACTTAGCCATGGTTTCCCCGCCTCTTGGACTTGGTCCATGGGGTAGGGGGAAGCTATGGCTGGAACCCTCCCTCTCCATCCTTCAAAACCAAAGATTTCAAAGAAAGATAGGAGAGTTAGATGAGTAGATGGTTCTACGTGGGCGTGGGAATGTTGATCGCGACCGGATGGCTATTCATGGTCGTGCCTGTGTGAGCAAAAAGAAACCCGCCGGAGCGGGTCTCGTCTTCAGGCCGCAGCCTTCTGAACATTGCGCGTGAAGCGATCCCACCGCCGACTTATTTCCGTCGTCTTTCGCTTCGGGATAGGGCGAGATCGAATTACCCAACCAGGGCGCATCTCTAGGCCACCGACATCAATGGCTGAAATTCTGGCCTCAGGCGGGACAGGCTTTGGGTTCATGTCCTTGTCCCAAATCTTGAAAGTCCAATCCATCCCGGCGTGTTCAGAATATTCCACACCCATCGGCTGGTTGATCGAATGCAACCTGACGACAAACGGATCTATCTCCTGTGGTGTCACGGATGCATTATAGGCCTTGAAAAGCTGCTTAGAGATTTCAAGCGGCCCTTGAGGTCAAAAAAATCAGTTACCAGCACCAGAACGTGCCGGCCTTCTTCCTTGTCGAAGGCCCAAAAGAGCGCGTGAGCGTCAAGGCCCAAGTTGTCGAGCGACGACGCGAACTCTTTACCGGCATCTAAAAATCGTTCTTCAAGCTCTGGCGTAGCCATGTCACCACTCCATCATCACCAAATGCGGATTCTACCATGGATTTTGCCACTCTTCGCGGCATTGGCTTAGGATCGTATCCTTGGTTTCTATTCCACTGTAACACAACATGCCAACATGGCGCATTAGCGTCTGTCGTTTTTATTTTGATGCCCGCTTTGTCCTTCAAAACACGGAGATTATGGCCGTAAAGCTCGGGCCTATCGGTTTTGTCTGGCCACCTGTTGAAACGCTCAACCTGCCAGATGTAGGCCTTTAACGCGCACTCAACTGCCAAACCAGCGTGGAAGAACGCTTGCGAAGCAGCTTCCTTGCTGTCCACCATCGCATTTGCAGTAAGCTCGTGCTGACGGCACAGCTTGAGCCAGTCATCTATTGACTTTGGCTCGTTCACTGCTTCTTCACCTCGTCCCGTTTCATCCGCTCAAGCTCGTCTGTGCCCAAGGCTGCCTCCAGCACTGCATCCACCTCCGGCAAGAAGCTCTCCCACATCGGCCTATCATTGAACTTCGTGTTTTCCGGCACGTCGCTAAGGCGGCAAAGGGCGCGCGCTGCTCGTTCGCGGGGAGGCTGGGGGCGCTTCATGGCTTCCTCAATATCCAGAGAACCTTTCCGATTACACGGATGCTTTCGCCAAGGTTCTTCTCGTTGAGAATGATTGGCTCTTGATGGGCTGGATCAGTGCTTTCTGGCCATAGCTCAAAGCCGGAAGCGGCCTGACGAACACGCTTTGCTGTTCGCTCAATCATCTGCCCCTCGAATCGGCTTCTTTCCACAACGACCAGATCGTCCGGCATGATGTCGACACGCGCCATGATGACGTTGAGGCAGACGAGCCGATCGCCATGGGCGGCAATCTTGTTCAGGCAGTTTCCCTCAATCTTGAGAGCAAATTGCCACTCGACAGGATATCCGCCCACGCTCGGTACGAATTCCTCGTCTTCATATCCGAAGTCCATATCGTCAACGCTCATCCAGCTATTCGCGGCCACCTTTCCGGAAACTTTGACGGATCCAATGGGCGTTGAAACTGGAACAAGCTCCTCACTCTCCACTTTGCCTTTGGGACCGGCCCCCTCGCCAGTCAGTAGCCAGCCCTCACTGACACGGTACGCCTTTGCGTAACGAGCTGCCGCGCGCGTTATACCTCTGGTGCCGTTTTCATGCTGAGCATAGCTGTCGTACTTCCAGCCGAAATAGTTCGCGGCGGCTTTCGCCTCCTTAAACCCTCTCGCAATTCTGGCTTCTTCGAGCCGTTTTGCAGGCTCTGGGCGATCATCAAATGTCATGATGTGCAAAAAGCACGAAATTGGTGTGCGTTTCGACTTGACGAAGCGGTGTGCGTTATGCACATAATGCCCCCATGGAAAACGAACTCGACATCAAAGCCCTGCGGCAGAGCATCAACTGGAAACAGGACCGTCTTGCGCGTTTCCTGGGAGTTGATCGCTCCAGCGTTG
Proteins encoded in this window:
- a CDS encoding LexA family protein, whose protein sequence is MHNAHRFVKSKRTPISCFLHIMTFDDRPEPAKRLEEARIARGFKEAKAAANYFGWKYDSYAQHENGTRGITRAAARYAKAYRVSEGWLLTGEGAGPKGKVESEELVPVSTPIGSVKVSGKVAANSWMSVDDMDFGYEDEEFVPSVGGYPVEWQFALKIEGNCLNKIAAHGDRLVCLNVIMARVDIMPDDLVVVERSRFEGQMIERTAKRVRQAASGFELWPESTDPAHQEPIILNEKNLGESIRVIGKVLWILRKP